Proteins encoded in a region of the Nicotiana tomentosiformis chromosome 9, ASM39032v3, whole genome shotgun sequence genome:
- the LOC138898622 gene encoding uncharacterized protein: MLLSQSSFGGSTIATLDNTEPERLSHNHPLFLNSNDNSGAILISLQLRGPKNYFVWSRAMRIVILGRNKLGFIDDTCKKENYGTNLVDLWEHCNVIVLSWLMNYVSPKLLSGMVYSSNASEVWDDLKECFDKVDCSRIFQIHIEIATVRQGTSSISTYFSKLRVLWAEFDSFAPIPNRDAANSREFVQFMERQKLLQFLIGLNESYEQARSQLLIMVLVSSVNKAYSMLMERES; the protein is encoded by the coding sequence ATGCTGCTGTCTCAAAGTTCATTTGGAGGATCAACAATCGCGACTCTCGATAACACCGAACCAGAGAGGTTAAGTCACAATCATCCACTTTTCTTGAATTCAAATGATAATTCAGGAGCTATATTGATTTCATTGCAATTGAGAGGACCGAAAAATTACTTTGTGTGGAGCCGGGCAATGAGGATTGTAATCCTAGGTCGAAATAAGCTAGGTTTCATTGACGACACATGCAAAAAAGAGAATTACGGAACGAATCTTGTTGATCTCTGGGAGCATTGCAATGTAATTGTATTATCTTGGTTGATGAACTATGTTTCACCGAAATTGTTGAGTGGAATGGTGTATTCCTCAAATGCTAGTGAGGTATGGGATGATCTGAAAGAGTGTTTTGATAAGGTGGATTGTTCTAGGATTTTTCAGATTCACATAGAAATTGCTACTGTTAGGCAGGGCACTAGCTCAATTTCAACCTATTTCTCAAAATTGAGAGTACTTTGGGCAGAATTTGATAGTTTCGCACCAATTCCTAACCGTGATGCTGCCAATTCTCGTGAATTTGTCCAGTTTATGGAGCGTCAAAAGCTTCTACAATTCCTGATAGGACTCAATGAATCTTATGAACAAGCTCGTAGTCAGCTCTTGATTATGGTGCTAGTGTCGTCAGTAAACAAGGCATATTCTATGCTAATGGAACGTGAGAGCTAA